A genomic window from Anguilla rostrata isolate EN2019 chromosome 14, ASM1855537v3, whole genome shotgun sequence includes:
- the orai1b gene encoding calcium release-activated calcium channel protein 1 → MSLNEHSLQALSWRKLYLSRAKLKASSRTSALLSGFAMVAMVEVQLERNHDYPPGLLIAFSACTTVLVAVHLFALMVSTCILPNIEAVSNVHNLNSVRESPHERMHHHIELAWAFSTVIGTLLFLAEVVLLCWVKFLPIKPQSGQKNGTISEGVAAAITSTSIMVPFGLVFIVFAVHFYRSLVSHKTDRQFQELEELSNLTRLQNELDQRGEAANLPPAAQYP, encoded by the exons ATGAGCCTGAACGAGCATTCGCTTCAGGCTCTCTCCTGGAGGAAGCTGTACTTGAGCCGAGCGAAGCTAAAGGCTTCCAGTCGGACGTCAGCTCTTCTCTCGGGTTTCGCAATG GTGGCCATGGTGGAGGTCCAGCTGGAGCGTAACCACGACTACCCCCCGGGGCTGCTGATAGCCTTCAGCGCCTGCACCACGGTGCTGGTGGCCGTGCACCTCTTCGCCCTGATGGTGAGCACCTGCATCCTGCCCAACATCGAGGCCGTCAGCAACGTGCACAACCTCAACTCGGTGCGCGAGTCCCCCCACGAGCGCATGCACCACCACATCGAGCTGGCCTGGGCCTTCTCCACCGTCATCGGCACACTGCTTTTTCTGGCCGAGGTGGTGCTGCTCTGCTGGGTCAAGTTCCTGCCCATCAAGCCGCAGTCGGGGCAGAAGAACGGCACCATCTCGGAGGGCGTGGCTGCCGccatcacctccacctccatcaTGGTGCCCTTCGGCCTGGTCTTCATCGTCTTCGCCGTCCACTTCTACCGCTCGCTCGTCAGCCACAAGACCGACCGGCAGttccaggagctggaggagctgtcGAACCTGACCAGGCTGCAGAACGAGCTGGACCAACGAGGAGAGGCTGCCAACCTGCCCCCCGCCGCCCAATATCCCTGA
- the kdm2bb gene encoding LOW QUALITY PROTEIN: lysine (K)-specific demethylase 2Bb (The sequence of the model RefSeq protein was modified relative to this genomic sequence to represent the inferred CDS: deleted 2 bases in 1 codon), producing MEACAEPGRRLRSVCRRMYDENDDLSDVEEIANVRGFNLEEKLVSKSYNSNYAKYMDGKDFTYEYVQKEALRSPLVFKVKDGLGIRMPDPDFTVSEIKGLVGSRRAVDVMDASTQKGSEMSMAQFVRYYETPEEERDKLFNVISLEFSHTKLENLIKRPTVVDLLDWVDNVWPPHLKESQTEGTNVISEMKYPKVQKYCLMSVKGCYTDFHIDFGGTSVWYHVHKGGKVFWLIPPTPHNLVLYEDWVLSGKQSDVFLGDRADSCQRVELKPGYTFFIPSGWIHAVYTPEDTLVFGGNFLHSFNIPMQLSVHEIENRTKVHAKFRYPFFYEMCWYVLERYVHCLTGRSHLSKGFCRESSLKDTEMKAEMEDDSGEMKTQEGLRDPPVQSNNTYPHASPAPGSAHPDFPRTPSPASDPPARWTHLTAFELKGLAVLVDKLESLPENKRNVPQGIDRPNSLLQDMRVILKEHTDDDSQLALTGVPVVCWPKKTLKNRLANRPKLKMGGSAVAVRLSGGRSTSGARRRRTRCRKCEACMRTECGECHFCKDMKKFGGPGRMKQSCIMRQCIAPVLPHTAVCLVCGEAGKEDTVEEDEEKFNVMLMECSICNEILHPSCLKVKDAGGVINEELPNCWECPKCNHAGKTGKQKRGPGFKYASNLPGSLLREQRLGRDIKEEPDTPPALPSALPRRKAEREDTPKRRPPLLTPEDLPLALPLPLPLPLPRLDDNPLRKKRKLFSTDPDPALQKKFCCSSFPSSGSWMTRPSPSCCGRSRWRRRSREEFGRALEGRGADHVHKHEEEEDRDMEGREEEEDQEEARRAPPSALLRTAEESGQSHPSSPRAGPSGEGGWEGQEKGRGRAPRQRRLPNKELSKELSKQLNQEIQRTEHSLAQEACPLLKPEPDCERGGSPDEPPPPPLLNGSAPPPLRLTPPPPAAPPPHGHGPAPCRSPPRCLPVMERHVIRPPPISPPPDQLPLERGDAHPMRREGWMAVFRHLTHAELCVCMRVCKTWNRWCCDKRLWSSIDLNRCKSITPLMLSGIIRRQPASLDLSWTNISKKQLSWLINRLPGLRMLYLAGCSWVAVSALCTSSCPLLRTLDLQWVEGLKDAQMRDLLSPPTDNRPGQVDSRSKLRNVVDLRLAGLDVTDVSLRLIIRYMPLLSRLDLSYCNHISDQSINVLTAAGTTTRDSLTEINLSVCNRVTDQSLSFFKRCGSICHIDLRYCKQVTKAGCQQFIAEMSVSVQFGLVEEKLLRKLC from the exons ATGGAGGCGTGTGCAGAACCTGGACGCAGACTG CGCTCCGTCTGTAGGAGAATGTATGACGAAAATGATGATTTGTCGGACGTGGAGGAAATTGCCAATGTCAGAGGGTTTAACCTAGAAGAAAAGCTTGTAAGCAAATCCTACAATTCTAACTACGCCAAGTACATGGACGGAAAAG ATTTCACATATGAATACGTGCAGAAAGAAGCGCTTAGAAGTCCCCTCGTCTTTAAAGTCAAAGATGGATTGGGAATCAG AATGCCTGATCCGGATTTTACTGTCAGCGAAATTAAGGGACTGGTCG GCAGCCGTCGGGCGGTAGATGTGATGGACGCCAGCACTCAGAAGGGCTCGGAGATGAGCATGGCGCAGTTTGTGCGTTACTACGAGACCCCCGAGGAGGAGCGGGATAAGCTGTTCAACGTGATCAGCCTGGAGTTCAGCCACACCAAGCTGGAGAACCTCATAAAACGCCCCACAGTG GTGGACCTGCTGGACTGGGTAGATAACGTGTGGCCCCCTCACCTGAAGGAGAGCCAGACTGAGGGCACCAACGTCATCTCCGAGATGAAGTACCCCAAAGTGCAGAA GTACTGTTTGATGAGCGTGAAGGGCTGCTACACTGATTTCCACATCGACTTCGGCGGAACGTCTGTCTGGTACCATGTACACAAGGGAGGGAAG GTGTTCTGGCTGATCCCGCCCACCCCTCATAACCTGGTGCTGTATGAGGACTGGGTCCTCTCGGGGAAGCAGAGCGACGTGTTCCTGGGTGACCGAGCGGACAGCTGCCAGAGGGTGGAGCTCAAACCGGGCTACACCTTCTTCATCCCCTCAG GATGGATCCACGCGGTGTACACGCCCGAGGACACGCTGGTGTTCGGGGGAAACTTCCTGCACAGCTTCAACATCCCCATGCAGCTGAGCGTGCACGAGATCGAAAACCGCACCAAG GTCCACGCTAAGTTCCGCTACCCCTTCTTCTATGAGATGTGCTGGTACGTGCTGGAGCGGTACGTTCACTGCCTAACCGGACGCTCCCACCTGAGTAAGGGCTTCTGCAGGGAATCCTCGCTCAAAG acACAGAGATGAAGGCAGAGATGGAGGATGACTCCGGTGAGATGAAGACGCAGGAGGGACTCAGGGACCCCCCTGTCCAATCCAACAACACCTACCCGCacgccagccccgcccctggctccgcccacccgGACTTTCCCAGGACGCCCTCGCCGGCGTCGGACCCCCCGGCCAGGTGGACCCACCTGACGGCGTTTGAGCTGAAAGGGCTCGCGGTGCTGGTGGACAAGCTGGAGTCCCTCCCCGAAAACAAGAGGAACGTCCCGCAGGGCATCGACCGGCCCAACAGCCTGCTGCAGGACATGAGG GTGATCCTGAAAGAGCACACGGACGACGACAGCCAGCTAGCCCTCACCGGCGTCCCTGTGGTGTGCTGGCCCAAGAAGACCCTGAAG aat CGCCTGGCTAACCGGCCGAAACTGAAGATGGGCGGGTCGGCGGTGGCGGTGCGGCTGTCGGGGGGGCGCTCCACGTCGGGGGCGCGGAGGCGGCGGACGCGCTGCAGGAAGTGCGAGGCCTGCATGCGCACGGAGTGCGGCGAGTGCCACTTCTGCAAGGACATGAAGAAGTTCGGAGGACCCGGGAGAATGAAGCAGTCCTGCATCATGAGGCAGTGCATcgcg CCGGTGCTGCCCCACACGGCCGTGTGCCTGGTGTGTGGGGAGGCTGGGAAGGAGGACACggtggaggaggacgaggagaaATTCAACGTCATGCTCATGGAGTGCTCCATCTGCAACGAGATCCTGCACCCCAGCTgcctgaag gTGAAGGATGCTGGAGGTGTGATCAATGAGGAACTCCCAAACTGCTGGGAGTGTCCTAAGTGCAATCACGCAGGAAAGACAGGGAAA CAGAAAAGGGGTCCCGGGTTCAAGTACGCGTCCAACCTGCCGGGGTCCCTCCTGAGGGAGCAGCGTCTGGGCCGGGACATCAAGGAGGAGCCGGACACGCCCCCGGCCTTGCCCTCCGCCCTGCCCCGCAGGAAGGCCGAGCGGGAGGACACGCCCAAACGCAGGCCGCCCCTCCTCACCCCTGAGGACCTGCCCTtagccctgcccctgcccctgcccctgcccctgccccgcctAGACGACAACCCGCTCCGAAAGAAGAGGAAGCTCTTCAGCACTGACCCAGACCCCGCGCTGCAGAAAAAG TTCTGTTGCTCGTCCTTCCCCAGCAGCGGAAGCTGGAtgacccgcccctcccccagctgctGCGGCAGAtcaagatggaggaggaggagcagg gaagagttCGGGAGGGcgctggaggggcggggggcggatcatgtgcacaaacacgaggaggaagaggacagggATATGGAGGgccgggaggaagaggaggaccaGGAGGAGGCGAGGAGGGCCCCGCCCAGCGCCCTGCTCCGGACGGCCGAGGAGAGCGGCCAGTCGCACCCCAGCTCCCCGCGGGCGGGGCCCAGCGGCgaggggggctgggaggggcaggaaaaggggcggggccgggcgccGCGGCAACGCCGGCTGCCCAATAAGGAGCTGAGCAAGGAGCTGAGCAAGCAGCTGAACCAGGAGATCCAGCGGACCGAGCACAGCCTGGCCCAGGAGGCGTGCCCGCTGCTCAAACCCGAGCCCGACTGCGAGCGCGGGGGGTCCCCCgacgagccgccgccgccgccgctcctcaacggctccgccccgccccccctccgcctgACCCCGCCTCCGccggccgccccgcccccccacggccacggccccgccccctgccgcTCCCCGCCCAGGTGCCTGCCCGTGATGGAGCGTCACGTGATCAGGCCGCCGCCCATCAGCCCGCCCCCGGACCAGCTGCCCCTGGAGCGGGGCGACGCCCACCCCATGCGCCGGGAGGGCTGGATGGCCGTGTTCCGCCACCTCACGCACGCCGAGCTCTGCGTCTGCATGCGCGTCTGCAAGACCTGGAACCGCTG GTGCTGTGATAAGAGGCTGTGGTCCAGCATTGATCTGAACCGCTGCAAGTCCATCACCCCCCTCATGCTGAGCGGGATAATCCGGCGGCAGCCAGCCTCTCTGGACCTCAGCTGGACCAACATCTCCAAGAAGCAGCTCAGCTGGCTCATCAACAGGCTGCCGG GTCTGAGGATGCTGTACCTGGCAGGGTGTTCCTGGGTGGCCGTCTCCGCCCTCTGCACCTCCAGCTGCCCCCTGCTCCGCACCCTGGACCTGCAGTGGGTGGAGGGCCTGAAGGACGCCCAAATGAGGGACCTGCTGTCCCCTCCCACCGACAACCGGCCAG GTCAGGTGGACAGCAGGAGTAAGCTGCGTAACGTGGTGGACCTGCGGCTGGCGGGGTTGGACGTCACGGACGTGTCTCTGCGGCTGATAATCCGGTACATGCCGCTCCTCTCCCGCCTGGACCTCAGCTACTGCAACCACATCAGCGACCAGTCCATCAACGTCCTCACAGCCGCGGGGACCACCACGCGCGACTCGCTCACCGAGATCAACCTGTCAG